In Microthrixaceae bacterium, the sequence CTGGAACCGGTCCGAACTCGAGGACTTCGCCCGGCTTCAGGCCGACGACCCCTATGCCGCCAAGCGCCGGGTCGCCGAGCGTGTCGTGGAGCTGTACTGGGGTGCTGACGCCGCCGCCAAAGCCGCCGAGGAGTTCACCAATCGATTCTCCAAAAAGCAGATCGACGCCGAGGCGCTTGCCGCCCACGTCGTCGTGGCCGACGGCGACTCCGTCGGGTTGATCGCCCTCCTCGTCGCCGCCGGGCTTGCGACGTCGAACGGCGACGCGCGACGGACGCTGCAACAAGGCGGCATCAAACTCGACGGGGTGAAACTCGACCCCTCGTGCGAAACCCTGGAGGTCGCCGGCCTCGACGGTGCAGTGTTGCAGCGCGGCAAACGTCAGGCCGTCCGTCTGGCCCTCGACTGACCCCTCGCACCGCCGGACCCTCCCCCACAAGCGATGAACCCACCTCCGGGAATACCCCTGGGGGTTTAAGGGTTGCATGAACGGACCGACCTCCGGTCCCGACCCGAAAGGCACTCACGACATGGCCACGATCGACCTGACCAAGGACAATTTCGAATCCACGGTGACCGGCGACGGCACCGTGCTCGTCGACTGGTGGGCGTCGTGGTGCGGGCCGTGCCGCGCCTTTGCCCCCATCTACGGCGAGGCGTCCGAGCGCTACCCCGACATCACCTTCGCCAAGATCGACACCGAGGCTCAACAGGAACTCGCCGGAGCATTCGGCATCCAGTCGATTCCCACGATCATGGCGTTTCGCGACGGCATCTTGTTGTTCAGCCAGCCGGGGGCACTCCCCCAGGCCGCGCTCGAGGATCTGATCGGGCAGATCGAGGCCCTCGACATGGATGCGGTCCGCGCTGAAATCGCCGAGTCGACCGGCGCCGCCAGTTCCTGACGAGCCCCGGCCTGCGACTCGGGCGCTGCGGCTCCCGACCGGCGCTGCGAGGTTCGCGAGCGGACCTACGGATCGCAGGTGATCCCCGCCGGGGGATCGCCGATCTGGAGTCCGATCACCTCATCGACGATCGCCGCAGCGCTGCTCCCGCCGCTGTCGCCGTCGACCGCGGCGACCGCGGTCGTGGCGCCCGCATCGCCACGACCCGCAGACGAAGTCGCAGCGCCTGCAGAACTCGCCGTCGTCGGGGTCGATCCCGCGCCCATCACTCCGGTCGGCACCGTCGTCGCCGGCGCATTCACCCCGGGCACGGTCAGGGTGCCAGCAAGCGTGAGGACCACACGCCCATCGGTCAGCGTGGAGTCGACTTCCAGGGTCGGCGTCGGCTGGATCTTCGAGGCCACCAGCAACGCCTCCTTTTCGTAGCCCTCGGCGTAGGTGATCGTCGTCTCGGTGACGGCCTCGCCGTCTGCGATGTTGCCGATACCGAAGTCGAGCTGCTCAAGCGCTCCCGCACCCTGCTTGGCGAGCCCGGGGGTGTCGGTGCCGTTCAACACATCGACGAGCACGTTCTCGGGCTTGACCGCTGCGAGCGCAAGCTGCTCGGGGGTCTGCATCGGTGCGGCGCCGGTGAACACGTCGATCACCGGCTGGGACTTGCGCTCGTTCAGCTGTTCGACGAGCGCGTTTCCTTCGCGCACCGAATCGGTGGCGAGGCGGTGAATCGCCATGCTCGACGGGTCGAACTCGGAGAACCTGCCCATGAGGTCCATC encodes:
- the trxA gene encoding thioredoxin — translated: MNGPTSGPDPKGTHDMATIDLTKDNFESTVTGDGTVLVDWWASWCGPCRAFAPIYGEASERYPDITFAKIDTEAQQELAGAFGIQSIPTIMAFRDGILLFSQPGALPQAALEDLIGQIEALDMDAVRAEIAESTGAASS